In a single window of the Delftia tsuruhatensis genome:
- a CDS encoding response regulator — MASIIAQPLPFQPSTSLILVAEDEPEIADILCAYLARSDLRTVHAADGQQALELHHHLKPDLVLLDVQMPRLDGWQVLSEIRRRGDTPVIMLTALNQDVDKLIGLRMGADDYVGKPFNAAEVVARVQAVLRRSGLAQRRDTQLLQAGPFRVDLESREVSVQVQGATHVPDLTVTEFNLLASLVRSPRRVFSRAELLLGCLPEGHTLERTVDSHISKLRKKLESLGLQGMPVGVRSLGYRLGLDP, encoded by the coding sequence ATGGCTTCTATCATTGCCCAGCCCTTGCCTTTCCAGCCGTCGACATCGCTGATCCTCGTCGCCGAGGACGAACCCGAGATCGCAGACATCCTGTGCGCCTACCTGGCCCGCAGCGACCTGCGCACCGTTCACGCCGCCGATGGCCAGCAGGCCCTTGAACTCCATCACCATTTGAAACCCGATCTCGTTCTTCTCGATGTGCAGATGCCACGCCTGGATGGTTGGCAGGTGCTGTCCGAAATACGCCGGCGCGGCGATACGCCGGTCATCATGCTCACGGCCCTGAACCAGGATGTGGACAAGCTCATCGGCCTGCGCATGGGCGCCGACGACTATGTGGGCAAGCCCTTCAACGCGGCCGAGGTCGTGGCGCGCGTGCAGGCCGTGCTGCGCCGCTCGGGCCTGGCCCAGAGGCGCGACACGCAGCTGCTGCAGGCCGGCCCCTTCCGCGTGGACCTGGAAAGCCGCGAAGTCTCCGTGCAGGTGCAGGGAGCCACGCATGTGCCCGATCTCACCGTGACCGAATTCAACCTGCTGGCCAGCCTGGTGCGCTCGCCGCGGCGCGTGTTCAGCCGCGCCGAGCTGCTGCTGGGCTGCCTGCCCGAAGGCCATACGCTGGAGCGCACCGTGGACAGCCACATCAGCAAGCTGCGCAAGAAGCTCGAAAGCCTGGGACTGCAAGGCATGCCCGTGGGCGTGCGCAGCCTGGGCTACCGGCTGGGGCTGGATCCATGA
- a CDS encoding ATP-binding protein encodes MTDFPNTAQQPGLPPLFPFAAIAGQPALRQALLLAAIDPQVGGVLVEGPRGTAKSTAARALAELMDGAPFVTLPLGASLEHLAGSLDLGQAMAGHALKFAPGLLARAHGGLLYVDEINLLPDALVDVLLDAAASGVNVVERDGISHRHAARFVLVGTMNPEEGQLRPQLLDRLGLCVRLANVQDPAERQAIVRARLQFDADPQAFRARHAQAQAALAAQLGAARQRLAAPGALPWSDEVLQAAGALCIAAQVDGLRADLVLLRAARAWAAWLGDAAVAPAHVQAVAELVLAHRRKPGAPQPPAQPPSQPSSQQPPPPSQARTPDGGATTTSGPGDGHSCEADWGAMPPEPVGMLRMPLPALLAGEAGAPFAKKA; translated from the coding sequence ATGACCGATTTCCCGAACACCGCACAACAGCCCGGCCTGCCGCCGCTGTTCCCCTTCGCCGCCATCGCGGGCCAGCCCGCGCTGCGCCAGGCCCTGCTGCTGGCGGCCATCGACCCGCAGGTTGGCGGCGTGCTGGTCGAAGGCCCGCGCGGCACGGCCAAGTCCACGGCCGCGCGCGCCCTGGCCGAGCTGATGGACGGCGCGCCCTTCGTCACCCTGCCGCTGGGTGCCTCGCTGGAGCACCTGGCCGGCTCGCTGGACCTGGGCCAGGCCATGGCCGGCCATGCGCTGAAGTTCGCGCCCGGCCTGCTGGCGCGCGCCCACGGCGGCCTGCTCTACGTGGACGAGATCAACCTGCTGCCCGATGCCCTGGTCGACGTGCTGCTGGATGCGGCCGCCAGCGGCGTCAACGTGGTCGAGCGCGACGGTATCTCGCACCGCCACGCGGCGCGCTTCGTGCTGGTGGGCACCATGAATCCCGAGGAGGGGCAGTTGCGCCCGCAGCTGCTGGACCGCCTGGGCCTGTGCGTGCGGCTGGCCAATGTGCAGGACCCGGCCGAGCGCCAGGCCATCGTGCGCGCACGGCTGCAGTTCGATGCCGATCCCCAGGCCTTCCGCGCACGCCATGCCCAGGCCCAGGCCGCACTGGCTGCGCAACTGGGTGCCGCGCGCCAGCGGCTGGCCGCGCCCGGTGCGCTGCCCTGGTCCGACGAGGTGCTGCAGGCCGCAGGCGCGCTGTGCATCGCCGCCCAGGTGGACGGCCTGCGCGCCGACCTGGTGCTGTTGCGCGCGGCGCGCGCCTGGGCTGCCTGGCTGGGCGATGCGGCCGTGGCGCCTGCCCATGTGCAGGCCGTGGCAGAGCTGGTGCTGGCGCACCGGCGCAAGCCGGGCGCGCCGCAGCCGCCCGCACAACCGCCCTCGCAGCCGTCCTCGCAGCAGCCACCACCGCCGTCGCAGGCCCGTACCCCGGACGGGGGCGCGACCACGACCAGCGGCCCCGGCGATGGCCATTCCTGCGAGGCCGACTGGGGTGCCATGCCGCCCGAGCCCGTGGGCATGCTGCGCATGCCCTTGCCGGCGCTGCTGGCAGGCGAGGCGGGAGCGCCTTTCGCAAAAAAAGCCTGA
- a CDS encoding sensor histidine kinase, with product MSTAAGLRRQVVLTMSVVTLAVVMLCVLGSYAFYALLLTFHPASVSDGWMPSSVELAWVLLTLVVALLIAIFVATRLSRRILPSLDSVAISLRQLAQGDLSARASTDGRALHEAAQLVHDFNLLAQRLEGMAKERAFWSAAIAHELRTPVTILRGRLQGLADGVFEPGRDMLASLMTQVEGLTRLIDDLRLLGLQENGHLQLQLEQTCLAGEIRSVALAVGPALEQAGLQLALELDEQPVVCDPVRIRQALLALLENAMQHAQPGPLLVAARVRQGLCTVQVEDSGPGVAADLAPRIFEAFQRGEGNRAKRAGSGLGLAVVQAIAQAHGGRAHCLAGARGGARFELSWPA from the coding sequence ATGAGCACGGCGGCCGGCCTGCGCCGGCAGGTGGTGCTGACCATGTCCGTGGTCACGCTGGCCGTGGTCATGCTGTGCGTGCTGGGCTCCTATGCCTTCTATGCGCTGCTGCTGACCTTCCACCCGGCCAGCGTCTCCGACGGCTGGATGCCCTCCAGCGTGGAGCTGGCCTGGGTGCTGCTGACCCTGGTCGTGGCCCTGCTCATCGCCATCTTCGTGGCCACGCGGCTGTCGCGGCGCATCCTGCCTTCGCTGGACTCCGTGGCGATCAGCCTGCGCCAGCTGGCCCAGGGCGACCTGTCGGCGCGCGCCAGCACCGATGGCCGCGCCCTGCACGAGGCGGCCCAGCTGGTGCACGACTTCAACCTGCTGGCCCAGCGGCTGGAGGGCATGGCCAAGGAGCGTGCCTTCTGGAGCGCGGCCATCGCCCATGAGCTGCGCACGCCCGTCACCATCCTGCGCGGACGGCTCCAGGGTCTGGCCGACGGCGTCTTCGAGCCTGGCAGGGACATGCTGGCCAGCCTGATGACCCAGGTCGAGGGGCTGACCCGCCTGATCGACGACCTGCGCCTGCTGGGCCTGCAGGAGAACGGCCACCTGCAACTGCAGCTGGAGCAGACCTGCCTGGCCGGCGAGATCCGCTCGGTGGCGCTGGCCGTGGGCCCTGCGCTGGAGCAGGCGGGCCTGCAACTGGCGCTGGAGCTGGACGAGCAGCCCGTGGTCTGCGACCCCGTGCGCATACGCCAGGCCTTGCTGGCCCTGCTGGAGAACGCCATGCAGCATGCCCAGCCCGGCCCCCTGCTCGTGGCCGCCCGCGTACGCCAGGGGCTGTGCACGGTACAGGTGGAAGACAGCGGGCCCGGCGTGGCCGCCGATCTCGCCCCGCGCATCTTCGAGGCCTTCCAGCGCGGTGAAGGCAACCGCGCCAAAAGGGCCGGTAGCGGCCTGGGGCTTGCCGTGGTGCAGGCCATCGCCCAGGCGCATGGCGGCCGGGCGCACTGCCTGGCGGGTGCCCGCGGCGGCGCCCGTTTCGAGCTGAGCTGGCCGGCCTGA
- a CDS encoding efflux RND transporter permease subunit produces MPQFFIHRPVFAWVIALFIVLLGVLAIPQLPISRYPTVAPPTVSLYATYPGATPKTLNDSVVSLIERELSSVRHLLYFESSVDTSGSAEIKATFKPGTNPELAQVDVQNRIKAVEPRLPQAVRQNGLQVESATSSFLLLVGLVSPGGEFDELALNDYMARNIVEELRRIEGVGRVQLFGTERAMRVWVDPARLIAYGLSMEDLTQAIRQQNMQIAPGRVGDSPTVPGQRVTTPLTVQGQLTSPEQFAAIVLRANADGSRLVLGDVARVELGAQSYAFSNRGDGKPATNAAVQLSPGANAVRTAAAVQARMAELSGMLPQGMEHTISFNTAPFVKISIEKVVQTLVEAMVLVFLVMYLFLQNLRYTLIPAIVAPVALLGTFAVMLAAGFSINVLTMFGMVLAIGIIVDDAIVVVENVERLMAEEGLSPREATIKAMKEITGAIIGITLVLTAVFIPMAFASGSVGVIYQQFTLSMAVSILFSAFLALSLTPALCATLLKPVAAGHHEKKGFFGWFNRGFERLTCRYEAHVTALVRRTGRMMLLFVAIVAILVFALRQLPSAFLPEEDQGYFMASIQLPADATAERTLDIVKRYEEHVASRPGIASSISVLGFSFAGSGPNAAMAFTTLKDWDRRDGATAGEEVALAQKAMEHAPEGAIMVLQPPAIDELGTSSGFTMYLQDRMGQGHAALKSATDQLLALAGASSVLGSAYQDSLPSGTSVRLEIDRQKAQALGVGFEAISDTLSTAMGSLYVNDFPNAGRMQQVIVQADAPARMQVDDVLRLNVRNASGGMVPLSEFATPVWSETPLQLVRYQGFLASRISGTPAPGTSSGAAMAEMERLVAQLPQGFAVAWTGQSLQERQSAAQAPLLMALSMLVVFLVLAALYESWSIPLSVMLVVPLGLLGAVAAVLLRGMPNDVFFKVGLITIIGLSAKNAILIVEFAKQLREQGQGLREAAVNAARLRLRPILMTSLAFALGVVPLMLASGASAETQHAIGTGVFGGMVSGTLLAVFFVPVFFVFVLEWQRRIAGPRSSAGRPPPPADSGT; encoded by the coding sequence ATGCCTCAGTTCTTCATTCACCGGCCCGTCTTCGCCTGGGTCATCGCGCTGTTCATCGTGTTGCTGGGCGTGCTCGCCATTCCGCAACTGCCCATCTCGCGCTATCCCACGGTGGCGCCTCCCACGGTGAGCCTGTACGCCACCTATCCGGGCGCCACGCCCAAGACGCTCAACGACTCCGTGGTCTCGCTGATCGAGCGCGAGCTGTCCAGTGTCCGGCACCTGCTGTACTTCGAATCCTCGGTGGACACCTCGGGTTCCGCGGAGATCAAGGCCACCTTCAAGCCCGGCACCAATCCCGAACTGGCCCAGGTCGACGTGCAAAACCGCATCAAGGCCGTGGAGCCGCGCCTGCCGCAGGCCGTGCGCCAGAACGGCCTGCAGGTCGAGTCGGCCACGTCCAGCTTTCTGCTGCTGGTGGGCCTGGTCTCGCCAGGGGGCGAGTTCGACGAGCTGGCGCTGAACGACTACATGGCGCGCAACATCGTCGAGGAGCTGCGCCGCATCGAGGGCGTGGGCCGCGTGCAGCTGTTCGGCACCGAGCGCGCCATGCGTGTGTGGGTCGATCCGGCCAGGCTGATCGCCTACGGTCTGTCCATGGAGGACCTGACCCAGGCCATCCGGCAGCAGAACATGCAGATCGCACCGGGCCGCGTGGGCGATTCGCCCACGGTGCCGGGCCAGCGTGTGACCACGCCGCTGACGGTGCAGGGCCAACTGACCTCGCCCGAGCAGTTCGCCGCCATCGTGCTGCGCGCCAACGCCGACGGCTCGCGCCTGGTGCTGGGCGACGTGGCGCGCGTGGAGCTGGGCGCACAGTCCTATGCCTTCTCCAACCGCGGGGACGGCAAGCCCGCCACCAATGCCGCGGTGCAGCTGTCGCCGGGCGCCAACGCCGTGCGCACGGCCGCCGCCGTGCAGGCGCGCATGGCCGAGCTGTCCGGCATGCTGCCCCAGGGCATGGAGCACACCATCTCGTTCAACACCGCGCCCTTCGTGAAGATCTCCATCGAGAAGGTGGTGCAGACCCTGGTCGAGGCCATGGTGCTGGTGTTCCTGGTGATGTACCTGTTCCTGCAGAACCTGCGCTACACGCTGATCCCGGCCATCGTGGCGCCCGTGGCGCTGCTGGGCACCTTTGCCGTGATGCTGGCGGCGGGCTTTTCCATCAACGTGCTGACCATGTTCGGCATGGTGCTGGCCATCGGCATCATCGTGGATGACGCCATCGTCGTGGTCGAGAACGTGGAGCGCCTCATGGCCGAGGAGGGCCTGTCCCCGCGCGAGGCGACCATCAAGGCGATGAAGGAGATCACGGGTGCCATCATCGGCATCACGCTGGTGCTGACGGCGGTGTTCATTCCCATGGCCTTCGCCAGCGGATCGGTGGGCGTGATCTACCAGCAGTTCACGCTGTCCATGGCGGTGTCCATCCTGTTCTCCGCCTTCCTGGCCCTGAGCCTGACGCCCGCGCTGTGCGCCACGCTGCTCAAGCCCGTGGCGGCAGGCCACCATGAGAAAAAGGGTTTCTTCGGCTGGTTCAACCGCGGCTTCGAGCGGCTGACCTGCCGCTACGAGGCCCATGTCACGGCCCTGGTCAGGCGCACGGGGCGCATGATGCTGCTGTTCGTCGCCATCGTGGCCATCCTGGTCTTCGCGCTGCGCCAGCTGCCCTCGGCCTTCCTGCCCGAGGAGGACCAGGGCTACTTCATGGCCTCCATCCAGCTGCCTGCCGATGCCACGGCCGAGCGCACGCTGGACATCGTCAAGCGCTATGAGGAGCATGTGGCGTCGCGTCCCGGCATCGCCTCCAGCATCTCGGTGCTGGGCTTCAGCTTCGCGGGCTCGGGGCCGAACGCGGCCATGGCCTTCACCACGCTCAAGGACTGGGACCGGCGCGACGGCGCCACGGCGGGCGAGGAAGTCGCGCTGGCGCAAAAGGCCATGGAGCATGCGCCCGAGGGGGCCATCATGGTGCTGCAGCCGCCAGCCATCGACGAGCTGGGCACCTCGTCCGGCTTCACCATGTACCTGCAAGATCGCATGGGCCAGGGCCATGCCGCGCTCAAGTCGGCCACCGACCAGTTGCTGGCGCTGGCCGGGGCCAGCAGCGTGCTGGGTTCGGCCTACCAGGACAGCCTGCCCTCGGGTACCAGCGTGCGCCTGGAGATCGACCGCCAGAAGGCCCAGGCCCTGGGCGTGGGGTTCGAGGCGATCAGCGACACGCTGTCCACCGCCATGGGATCGCTGTATGTCAACGATTTTCCGAACGCGGGGCGGATGCAGCAGGTCATCGTGCAGGCCGATGCGCCCGCGCGCATGCAGGTCGATGACGTGCTCCGACTGAACGTGCGCAATGCCTCTGGCGGCATGGTGCCGTTGTCCGAATTCGCCACGCCGGTCTGGTCCGAGACGCCGCTGCAGCTGGTGCGCTACCAGGGCTTCCTGGCCTCGCGCATCTCGGGAACGCCCGCGCCGGGCACGTCCAGCGGCGCGGCCATGGCCGAGATGGAACGGCTCGTCGCCCAACTGCCCCAGGGCTTTGCCGTGGCCTGGACCGGGCAGTCGCTGCAGGAGCGCCAGTCGGCGGCGCAGGCGCCGCTGCTCATGGCACTGTCCATGCTGGTGGTCTTCCTGGTGCTGGCCGCGTTGTACGAGAGCTGGTCCATCCCGCTGTCGGTGATGCTGGTGGTGCCCCTGGGCCTGCTGGGTGCCGTGGCCGCCGTGCTGTTGCGCGGCATGCCCAACGACGTGTTCTTCAAGGTGGGCCTGATCACCATCATCGGCCTGTCGGCCAAGAACGCCATCCTGATCGTGGAGTTCGCCAAGCAGCTGCGCGAGCAGGGCCAGGGCCTGCGCGAGGCCGCCGTCAACGCGGCGCGGCTGCGACTGCGGCCCATCCTCATGACCTCGCTGGCCTTTGCGCTGGGCGTGGTGCCGCTGATGCTGGCCTCGGGCGCCAGCGCGGAAACCCAGCACGCCATCGGCACGGGCGTGTTCGGCGGCATGGTCAGCGGCACGCTGCTGGCCGTGTTCTTCGTGCCTGTCTTCTTCGTCTTCGTCCTCGAATGGCAGCGGCGCATCGCCGGGCCGCGCAGCAGCGCGGGCCGGCCACCGCCCCCTGCCGACTCCGGAACTTGA
- the cobN gene encoding cobaltochelatase subunit CobN — protein MHLLSTRPGGFVEDESIVTRLDQTPADIVILSSADTTLALLSSAMQALAGEPGGFPSVRVANLLYLRQPASLDLYVDEVLRHARVVIVDHLGSESAWPYGIEQIGALARRRGQRLAMFSGDLQEDPQLLARSTLPASACRQLWQYLRSGGAANAREFLKAVVYHGLDQGDAPLPPRTLPQAAVHVPPALCADAGVQAHAVAGIDDLRRTWTAGAPTVALVFYRSHLLAGNTAAFDAMAVALQRRGMNPLPVALDSLKDPLCLATFQQLCADHAAQLVLNTTAFSSLEAGSALAGDAPVLQVIASGGNREDWWADSQGLRPRDIAMQVVLPEMDGRIITRAISFKGLSHRCPVTQADVVAYQPEPDRVDFVAELAWRWCRLRSLPAQDTRLALVLANYPGSEGRIGSGVGLDTPASVIAILQRLAAEGHDLGDPAHRPADGEALMRTLQQGIANDPARWPLRPAWQSYALEDYRARLAALPAGMAEAITTRWGAPEADPLLRQGRFMIAGLRLGHVFVGIQPARVLAGAGPQDYASYHDAELVPPHGYLAFYFWLRDRFAVDAVVHVGKHGNLEWLPGKSLALSQACWPDAILGPLPHLYPFIVNDPGEGAQAKRRSQAVIIDHLMPPLTRAENHGPLQDLERMVDEYYDALLVDARRALLLRGQILDTVRRQHLDRELDLAPETARDDDALLERIDAYLCELKETQIRDGLHVFGASPAGRQRRDTLLALARFPSGNFPGLLNALAADLLGDEAFDPLRIEAARPWRGARPEALQSVSDEPWRHEGDTRERLELLAQRLLDGEAQAAAQGPRTETALDHVHAVLAPALDACGGQELEQLLRGLQGRFVPPGPSGSPSRGRPDVLPTGRNFYTLDTRAIPTQAAWELGQQATRRLIERYLQEHGDYPRTLGLSVWGTATMRTGGDDIAQAFALIGVRPKWAPGSQRVVDFEVVPRVGLGRPRVDVTLRISGFFRDAFPGAVQMFDAAVQAVAAQEEDAEDNPIRARILAEAAELAAQGMEAAQARRQAGWRVFGAPPGHYGSGLGALFQSGEWQGDADLAQAYLGWSQHAYGQDAEGVPAGDALRRRLGELDVVAQNQDSREHDILDSGDYFQFQGGMASAVRHLSGRQPALYHGDHADPAQPRVRSLKEEIARVVRSRVTNPKWMDGAKRHGYKGAFEMAATVDYLFGFDATTQQVGDHHYALVADAYVLDEATRDFLQRHNPQALRDMLERLLEAMQRGLWEQPGGYRQQLEDLLLDQEQHLEGRPA, from the coding sequence ATGCACCTGCTGTCCACGCGCCCCGGTGGCTTCGTCGAGGACGAGAGCATCGTCACCCGCCTCGACCAGACGCCGGCCGACATCGTCATCCTGAGTTCGGCCGACACCACGCTGGCCCTGCTGTCCTCGGCCATGCAGGCGCTGGCCGGCGAGCCCGGCGGCTTCCCCTCGGTGCGCGTGGCCAATCTGCTGTACCTGCGCCAGCCGGCCTCGCTGGACCTGTATGTGGACGAGGTGCTGCGCCATGCGCGCGTGGTCATCGTCGATCACCTGGGCTCGGAATCGGCCTGGCCCTACGGCATCGAACAGATCGGCGCGCTGGCGCGCCGCAGGGGCCAGCGCCTGGCCATGTTCTCGGGCGACCTGCAGGAAGACCCGCAGCTGCTGGCGCGCAGCACGCTGCCGGCATCGGCCTGCCGCCAGCTGTGGCAGTACCTGCGCTCGGGCGGCGCGGCCAATGCGCGCGAGTTCCTCAAGGCGGTCGTGTACCACGGGCTGGACCAGGGCGATGCCCCGCTGCCGCCACGCACGCTGCCGCAGGCGGCGGTGCATGTGCCGCCCGCGCTGTGCGCCGATGCCGGCGTGCAGGCCCACGCCGTGGCCGGCATCGACGACCTGCGCCGCACCTGGACGGCGGGCGCGCCCACGGTGGCCCTGGTGTTCTACCGTTCCCACCTGCTGGCCGGCAACACGGCGGCCTTCGACGCCATGGCCGTGGCCCTGCAGCGGCGCGGCATGAATCCGCTGCCCGTGGCGCTGGATTCGCTCAAGGACCCGCTGTGCCTGGCCACCTTCCAGCAGCTGTGCGCGGACCACGCCGCGCAACTGGTGCTCAACACCACGGCCTTCTCGTCGCTGGAAGCGGGCTCGGCCCTGGCCGGCGACGCGCCCGTGCTGCAGGTGATCGCGAGCGGCGGCAACCGCGAGGACTGGTGGGCCGACAGCCAGGGCCTGCGCCCGCGCGACATCGCCATGCAGGTGGTGCTGCCCGAGATGGACGGCCGCATCATCACGCGCGCCATCAGCTTCAAGGGCCTGTCCCATCGCTGCCCCGTCACCCAGGCCGACGTGGTGGCCTACCAGCCCGAGCCCGACCGCGTGGACTTCGTGGCCGAGCTGGCCTGGCGCTGGTGCCGGCTGCGCAGCCTGCCCGCGCAGGACACCCGCCTGGCCCTGGTGCTGGCCAACTACCCGGGCAGCGAGGGGCGCATCGGCAGCGGCGTGGGGCTGGACACGCCGGCCTCGGTGATCGCCATCCTGCAGCGCCTGGCCGCCGAAGGCCATGACCTGGGCGATCCGGCACACCGGCCCGCCGACGGCGAGGCGCTGATGCGCACCCTGCAGCAGGGCATTGCCAACGACCCCGCCCGGTGGCCGCTGCGCCCGGCCTGGCAAAGCTACGCGCTGGAGGATTACCGCGCGCGCCTGGCCGCGCTGCCGGCCGGCATGGCCGAGGCCATCACGACGCGCTGGGGCGCGCCCGAGGCCGACCCCCTGCTGCGCCAGGGCCGCTTCATGATCGCCGGCCTGCGCCTGGGCCATGTCTTCGTGGGCATCCAGCCGGCGCGCGTGCTGGCGGGCGCCGGACCGCAGGACTACGCCAGCTACCACGACGCCGAGCTGGTGCCGCCGCACGGCTACCTGGCCTTCTACTTCTGGCTGCGCGACCGCTTCGCCGTGGACGCCGTGGTCCATGTGGGCAAGCACGGCAACCTCGAATGGCTGCCGGGCAAGAGCCTGGCGCTGTCCCAGGCCTGCTGGCCCGACGCCATCCTCGGCCCGCTGCCCCACCTGTACCCCTTCATCGTCAACGACCCCGGCGAAGGCGCCCAGGCCAAGCGCCGCAGCCAGGCCGTGATCATCGACCACCTGATGCCGCCGCTGACGCGCGCCGAGAACCATGGCCCCCTGCAGGATCTGGAGCGGATGGTGGACGAGTACTACGACGCCCTGCTGGTCGACGCCCGCCGCGCGCTGCTGCTGCGCGGCCAGATCCTGGACACCGTGCGCCGCCAGCACCTGGACCGCGAACTGGACCTGGCACCCGAGACGGCCCGGGACGACGATGCGCTGCTCGAACGCATCGACGCCTATCTGTGCGAACTCAAGGAGACGCAGATCCGCGACGGCCTGCATGTCTTCGGCGCCTCGCCCGCGGGGCGCCAGCGGCGCGATACGCTGCTGGCGCTGGCGCGCTTTCCTTCGGGCAATTTCCCCGGGCTGCTCAACGCGCTGGCCGCCGACCTGCTGGGCGACGAGGCCTTCGACCCCCTGCGCATCGAGGCCGCCAGGCCCTGGCGCGGCGCGCGGCCCGAGGCGCTGCAATCCGTCAGCGATGAACCCTGGCGCCACGAGGGCGACACGCGCGAGCGCCTGGAGCTGCTGGCCCAGCGCCTGCTCGACGGCGAGGCCCAGGCCGCAGCACAAGGCCCCCGCACCGAGACCGCGCTGGACCATGTCCATGCCGTGCTGGCCCCCGCGCTGGATGCCTGCGGCGGCCAGGAGCTGGAGCAACTGCTGCGCGGCCTGCAGGGCCGCTTCGTGCCGCCCGGGCCCAGCGGCTCGCCCTCGCGCGGCCGGCCCGACGTGCTGCCCACGGGGCGCAACTTCTACACGCTGGACACGCGCGCCATCCCCACCCAGGCCGCCTGGGAACTGGGCCAGCAGGCCACGCGCCGGCTGATCGAGCGCTACCTGCAGGAGCATGGCGACTATCCGCGCACCCTGGGCCTGTCGGTCTGGGGCACGGCCACCATGCGCACGGGCGGCGACGACATCGCCCAGGCCTTCGCGCTGATCGGCGTGCGCCCCAAGTGGGCGCCGGGCAGCCAGCGCGTGGTGGATTTCGAGGTCGTGCCGCGCGTGGGCCTGGGCCGGCCACGCGTGGATGTGACGCTGCGCATCTCGGGCTTTTTCCGCGACGCCTTTCCGGGCGCCGTGCAGATGTTCGATGCGGCCGTGCAGGCCGTGGCGGCGCAGGAGGAGGATGCCGAGGACAACCCCATCCGCGCGCGCATCCTGGCCGAGGCCGCCGAACTGGCGGCGCAGGGCATGGAGGCCGCGCAGGCGCGCCGCCAGGCCGGCTGGCGCGTGTTCGGCGCGCCGCCCGGCCACTACGGCTCGGGCCTGGGCGCGCTGTTCCAGAGCGGCGAATGGCAGGGCGATGCCGACCTGGCCCAGGCCTACCTGGGCTGGAGCCAGCATGCCTATGGCCAGGATGCCGAAGGCGTGCCCGCAGGCGATGCGCTGCGCCGCCGCCTGGGCGAACTCGACGTGGTGGCCCAGAACCAGGACAGCCGCGAGCACGACATCCTGGACTCGGGCGACTACTTCCAGTTCCAGGGGGGCATGGCCTCGGCCGTGCGCCACCTGTCGGGCCGCCAGCCCGCGCTCTACCACGGCGACCATGCCGACCCGGCCCAGCCGCGCGTGCGCTCGCTCAAGGAGGAGATCGCCCGCGTGGTGCGCTCGCGCGTCACCAATCCCAAGTGGATGGACGGGGCGAAACGCCACGGCTACAAGGGCGCCTTCGAGATGGCGGCCACCGTGGACTACCTGTTCGGCTTCGATGCCACCACCCAGCAGGTGGGCGACCACCACTACGCCCTGGTGGCCGATGCCTATGTGCTGGACGAGGCCACGCGCGACTTCCTGCAGCGGCACAATCCCCAGGCCCTGCGCGACATGCTTGAGCGCCTGCTCGAAGCCATGCAGCGCGGCCTGTGGGAGCAGCCCGGCGGCTACCGCCAGCAGCTCGAAGACCTGCTGCTGGACCAGGAACAACATCTCGAAGGACGGCCGGCATGA
- a CDS encoding vWA domain-containing protein, with amino-acid sequence MPGQPRLAQAPAGGPATGGWDWPRTLAARGSAALRPQHLRRRSEPPQGTRLHCFVLDCSASMAAGGALARAKGVLLALMDEAYRRREQVALICFAGTQVELRLPPRKAAAWNDGWIAPIGGGGGTPLQAAVQRAGLLLERHCAAGPDGQACEGWLWLLTDGRTREQPARPQAARQAGIVDFEFGRVRLGRARALAQAWGARHLVAQELARGLASGTA; translated from the coding sequence ATGCCTGGCCAGCCGCGCCTGGCGCAGGCCCCGGCCGGTGGTCCGGCCACGGGCGGCTGGGACTGGCCGCGTACCCTGGCCGCGCGCGGCAGCGCCGCGCTGCGACCGCAGCACCTGCGCCGGCGCAGCGAGCCGCCGCAGGGAACGCGGCTGCATTGCTTCGTGCTGGATTGCTCGGCCTCGATGGCGGCCGGCGGTGCGCTGGCGCGGGCCAAGGGCGTGCTGCTGGCACTGATGGACGAGGCCTATCGGCGGCGCGAGCAGGTCGCGCTGATCTGCTTTGCCGGCACGCAGGTGGAGCTGCGCCTGCCACCGCGCAAGGCGGCGGCATGGAACGATGGCTGGATAGCGCCCATAGGCGGCGGTGGCGGAACGCCGTTGCAGGCCGCCGTGCAACGGGCCGGGCTGCTGCTGGAGCGCCACTGCGCAGCCGGACCGGACGGGCAGGCCTGCGAAGGCTGGCTGTGGCTGCTCACCGATGGCCGCACGCGCGAGCAACCCGCGCGGCCGCAGGCGGCTCGGCAGGCCGGCATCGTGGATTTCGAATTCGGACGCGTGCGCCTGGGCCGGGCCAGGGCACTGGCACAGGCATGGGGCGCACGCCACCTGGTGGCGCAGGAGCTGGCCCGGGGCCTGGCATCGGGCACGGCCTGA